A region from the Pseudomonas cucumis genome encodes:
- a CDS encoding CsiV family protein codes for MRLFRSLTLLMTLLMSLLASTAFADDLYQVEMILVRQNAVPAIVSRAAPEDWDAGAQRISPESFRTPSLNAEVEKLSASNNYTVLLHKAWQQNLGEEASKVAISEGKEQFGQYPIEGTLSLKLGRFTDVDADFWVNRIDANGLVTASERLKQESHTKNGQLNFLDNGHLGLLIKITSLTAPAPRPVPDEIPD; via the coding sequence ATGCGCCTGTTTCGCTCACTGACCTTGTTGATGACGTTGTTGATGTCGCTGCTAGCCTCTACGGCGTTTGCCGATGATCTGTATCAGGTTGAAATGATTCTGGTACGGCAAAACGCCGTGCCCGCCATCGTCAGCCGCGCCGCGCCGGAAGACTGGGATGCCGGTGCCCAACGCATCAGCCCCGAGAGTTTTCGTACACCGAGCCTGAATGCCGAAGTGGAAAAGCTCAGCGCCAGCAACAACTACACCGTGTTGCTGCATAAAGCGTGGCAACAGAACCTGGGCGAAGAAGCCAGCAAAGTTGCGATCAGCGAGGGCAAGGAGCAGTTTGGCCAATACCCGATCGAGGGTACGTTGAGCCTGAAACTGGGGCGCTTCACTGACGTTGATGCCGATTTCTGGGTCAACCGGATTGATGCCAACGGCCTGGTTACCGCCAGCGAACGCCTGAAGCAGGAAAGCCACACCAAGAACGGTCAGCTGAACTTCCTCGATAACGGCCATCTGGGCCTGCTGATCAAGATCACTTCACTGACCGCCCCTGCGCCTCGGCCAGTCCCCGATGAAATTCCGGACTGA
- a CDS encoding DEAD/DEAH box helicase: MSSATLSKPLATSWVSRFKEQSLERGRRYALENRVRIVEAGDATITASCEGSGGNVYRQTIRLRESAKGTLLMIDATCTCPVHSNCKHCAAVLLQVQETLAYPAAAKDAELLEKLQAVLENRSPKAPPQILVDNVQPVPRLWLASIEFSAFEPRNGKMQRYIQHRAALSFSYLDEYVSGQKNTDILIRQETQTLRIKRHPEVEQAYREQLRILGFKVATRQSKALPESAGELYEMVNDSAWLTFTLNELPKLRTQGWELQIDEDFGFDLTAVDDWYATVEQAPERDWFDLELGIIVNGERLSLLPILLNLMRSHTEILNPERLARRRDDELILVNIPQRRSTDQGPLQVALPFGRLKPVLATLGEFYLQEPGETTLRLSKADATRLNPLEGLPLLWEGGEQIRTFAQRLRDIKDHTAVAPEGLNATLRPYQLEGLSWMQSLRQLEVGGILADDMGLGKTLQTLAHILSEKNAGRLDRPCMVVMPTSLIPNWLDEAAHFTPQLKVLALYGASRKKHFEHLADYDLILTTYALLPKDVERLAAQPLHVLVLDEAQYIKNPNSKAAHAARELNARQRLCLSGTPLENHLGELWSLFHFLLPGWLGDVKSFNRDYRVPIEKRASEVRLQHLNGRIKPFLLRRTKEQVATELPPKTEIIHWVELNEAQRDVYETMRLAMDKKVRDEITRKGVARSQIIILEALLKLRQVCCDLRLVNDAALPARGSTSGKLDSLMEMLEELFEEGRRILLFSQFTSMLSLIEDELNKRGVAYAILTGQTRDRRTPVKEFQSGKRQIFLISLKAGGVGLNLTEADTVIHYDPWWNPATENQATDRAYRIGQEKPVFVYKMIARGTVEEKIQHLQKEKSDLAAGVLDGRKTGDWKLQSDDIEALFAPLPEKIDR, encoded by the coding sequence ATGTCCTCCGCGACCCTGAGCAAACCCCTGGCAACATCCTGGGTCAGCCGATTCAAGGAACAGAGCCTGGAACGTGGCCGTCGCTACGCGCTGGAAAACCGCGTCAGGATCGTCGAAGCCGGCGACGCCACCATCACCGCCAGTTGCGAAGGCTCTGGCGGCAACGTTTACCGTCAGACCATTCGCCTGCGCGAGTCGGCCAAAGGCACCTTGCTGATGATCGACGCCACGTGCACCTGCCCGGTTCACAGCAACTGCAAACATTGCGCGGCAGTGTTGCTGCAAGTGCAGGAAACCCTCGCGTACCCGGCCGCTGCCAAAGACGCTGAACTGCTGGAAAAACTGCAAGCAGTACTGGAAAACCGTAGCCCGAAAGCACCGCCGCAAATCCTCGTGGACAACGTGCAACCGGTGCCGCGCCTGTGGCTGGCGAGCATCGAGTTCAGCGCCTTCGAACCGCGCAATGGCAAGATGCAGCGGTACATCCAGCATCGGGCGGCGCTGTCCTTCAGCTACCTGGATGAATACGTCAGCGGACAGAAAAATACTGACATCCTGATTCGCCAAGAGACGCAGACGTTGCGGATAAAACGTCACCCGGAAGTCGAACAGGCCTACAGGGAACAGCTGCGAATCCTCGGCTTCAAAGTCGCCACCCGACAAAGCAAGGCCTTGCCGGAAAGTGCCGGCGAACTCTACGAGATGGTCAACGACAGCGCCTGGCTGACCTTTACCCTCAACGAACTGCCGAAGTTGCGCACCCAAGGTTGGGAGTTGCAGATCGACGAGGATTTCGGTTTCGACCTGACGGCCGTGGACGACTGGTACGCCACCGTCGAGCAGGCACCGGAGCGCGACTGGTTCGATCTGGAACTGGGGATCATCGTCAACGGCGAACGGCTGAGCCTGCTGCCGATCCTGTTGAACCTGATGCGCTCCCACACCGAGATCCTCAACCCGGAACGGCTCGCCCGACGTCGCGACGACGAACTGATTCTGGTGAACATCCCGCAGCGCCGCAGCACCGACCAAGGCCCGCTGCAGGTCGCCCTGCCCTTCGGCCGCTTGAAACCGGTGCTGGCCACCCTCGGCGAGTTTTATCTGCAAGAACCCGGCGAAACCACGCTGCGCCTGAGCAAGGCCGACGCCACGCGATTGAATCCGCTGGAAGGCCTGCCGTTGCTCTGGGAAGGTGGCGAGCAGATCCGCACCTTTGCCCAGCGCCTGCGCGACATCAAGGACCACACCGCGGTGGCACCCGAAGGCTTGAATGCCACCTTGCGCCCGTATCAGCTGGAAGGCCTGAGCTGGATGCAATCGTTGCGGCAACTGGAAGTCGGCGGGATTCTCGCGGACGACATGGGCCTGGGCAAAACCCTACAAACCCTGGCGCACATTCTCAGCGAGAAGAATGCCGGACGCCTCGATCGGCCGTGCATGGTGGTCATGCCCACCAGCCTGATTCCCAACTGGCTCGACGAAGCCGCGCATTTCACGCCGCAACTCAAAGTGCTTGCGCTGTATGGTGCCAGTCGCAAAAAGCATTTCGAGCACCTGGCCGATTACGACCTGATCCTGACCACCTATGCGCTGTTACCCAAGGACGTCGAACGCCTGGCCGCGCAGCCGTTGCACGTACTGGTGCTGGATGAAGCGCAGTACATCAAGAACCCCAACAGCAAAGCCGCCCATGCCGCCCGTGAACTGAATGCTCGCCAGCGCCTGTGCCTGAGTGGCACACCGCTGGAAAACCACTTGGGCGAGCTGTGGTCGCTGTTCCACTTCCTGCTGCCGGGCTGGCTCGGTGACGTGAAAAGCTTCAACCGCGATTACCGCGTGCCGATAGAAAAACGTGCCAGTGAAGTACGACTTCAACACCTGAACGGTCGGATCAAACCGTTCCTGCTGCGTCGGACCAAGGAACAGGTGGCCACCGAACTGCCGCCGAAAACCGAGATCATCCATTGGGTCGAACTCAACGAAGCCCAGCGTGATGTATACGAAACCATGCGCCTGGCCATGGACAAGAAAGTCCGCGATGAAATCACCCGCAAGGGCGTGGCGCGCAGCCAGATCATTATTCTTGAGGCCCTGCTGAAGCTACGTCAGGTGTGCTGTGATTTGCGTCTGGTCAACGATGCTGCCCTGCCCGCTCGTGGCAGTACCTCCGGCAAGCTCGATAGCCTGATGGAAATGCTGGAAGAATTGTTCGAGGAAGGTCGGCGGATTCTGCTGTTCTCGCAGTTCACCTCAATGCTGTCGCTGATCGAGGACGAGCTGAACAAACGCGGCGTGGCGTATGCGATCCTGACCGGTCAGACCCGGGATCGACGCACGCCGGTGAAGGAGTTTCAGAGTGGCAAGCGTCAGATCTTTCTGATCAGCCTGAAGGCCGGTGGTGTGGGCCTGAACCTGACCGAGGCCGATACGGTGATTCACTACGATCCGTGGTGGAACCCTGCAACGGAAAATCAGGCGACGGATCGTGCGTATCGCATTGGTCAGGAGAAGCCGGTATTCGTCTACAAGATGATTGCCAGGGGCACGGTGGAAGAGAAGATTCAGCATCTGCAGAAGGAAAAATCCGATCTTGCCGCAGGGGTGCTGGATGGGCGCAAGACCGGGGATTGGAAATTGCAGAGCGATGACATCGAGGCGCTGTTTGCGCCGTTGCCGGAAAAAATTGATAGGTAG